From the genome of Perca flavescens isolate YP-PL-M2 chromosome 12, PFLA_1.0, whole genome shotgun sequence, one region includes:
- the LOC114566098 gene encoding serine/threonine-protein kinase MAK, which yields MTNCWTVWACQSSSVKERQGSLWTMNRYTTLKQLGDGTYGSVLLGKSNHTGELVAIKRMKRKFYSWDECLNLREVKSLKKLNHANVVKLKEVIRENDYLYFVFEYMKENLYQLMKEREDKMFSENEIRNILFQVLSGLAFVHKHGYFHRDMKPENLLCMGPELVKIADFGLAREIRSQPPYTDYVSTRWYRAPEVLLKSNSYSSPIDIWAVGCIMAEHYTLRPLFPGNSEVDEIFKICQVLGTLKKSDWPEGYILATSMNFRFPKCVPTSLRSLIPNASNEAITLMIDMLQWDPEKRPSAAQALRYPYFHVGQALGAPLKYSEQHKAQAKISEAAAETKPLSLCRTDIESGEPSRTQTCSQSLHQPLQQILLPQDNMEQNIKQEMCSTTLTEGQQEPLSLVKDSWQAPKGAENGITGVRTGRRRWGQTSFRSVDGWDDGEDTDAGISISKKPTISSLKDRTLEGPSCRLPESKNNTGAKLQSNSGLNRAYSITSSAKQHYLRQSRYLPGINPKNNSSVGGQVVSRNLWGSLCLTRGQMLEFILNKDSFMSHSNNPNNKTHMSPLQKTETRAARQRITLAPIGGTAAIDLRVESKIKSSKSKTYSNEEYEGWRSRSLNPQNPGSSVTGKNSFSRSTNIQPVHGRVDWTAKYGGHQ from the exons ATGACCAACTGTTGGACTGTGTGGGCCTGTCAAAGCTCCTCGGTGAAGGAGAGGCAGGGCTCTCTGTGGACGATGAACCGCTACACCACGCTAAAGCAGCTCGGGGACGGCACGTATGGCAGCGTGCTCCTGGGAAAGAGCAACCACACTGGGGAGCTGGTGGCCATTAAGAG GATGAAAAGGAAGTTTTACTCTTGGGATGAGTGTTTGAATCTGAGAGAGGTGAAG TCACTGAAGAAGCTGAACCATGCCAATGTGGTGAAACTGAAGGAAGTCATCAGAGAAAACGACTACCTCTACTTTGTCTTTGAGTATATGAAAGAAAACCTCTATCAGCTCATGAAAGAAAG GGAAGATAagatgttttctgaaaatgagATAAGGAACATTTTGTTCCAAGTATTGTCTGGCTTAGCATTTGTGCATAAGCACG GGTATTTCCATCGTGATATGAAACCGGAGAACTTGCTCTGCATGGGCCCAGAGCTGGTTAAGATTGCTGATTTTGGACTAGCCAGAGAAATCCGCTCGCAGCCACCTTACACTGATTATGTGTCCACAAGATG GTACCGAGCCCCAGAGGTTCTGTTAAAGTCTAACTCCTACAGCTCACCCATCGACATCTGGGCCGTGGGATGCATCATGGCGGAGCACTACACACTCAGACCCCTGTTCCCTGGGAACAGCGAGGTGGATGAGATCTTTAAGATCTGTCAGGTGCTGGGAACGCTGAAGAAG TCAGACTGGCCTGAGGGCTACATCCTGGCCACTTCAATGAATTTCCGCTTCCCAAAGTGCGTCCCCACCAGCCTCAGATCCCTGATCCCAAACGCCAGCAACGAGGCGATCACACTGATGATAGACATGCTGCAGTGGGACCCTGAGAAAAGACCAAGTGCTGCTCAG GCTCTACGGTATCCATACTTCCATGTCGGCCAGGCACTCGGTGCTCCTCTGAAGTACTCAGAGCAGCACAAGGCTCAGGCAAAGATATCCGAGGCGGCTGCAGAAACAAAGCCTCTGTCCCTCTGTAGGACGGACATAGAGTCCGGCGAGCCAAGTAGGACACAGACCTGCAGCCAATCTCTCCACCAGCCCCTTCAGCAGATACTTTTACCTCAGGACAACATGgagcaaaacataaaacaagaaatgtgttcCACCACGCTGACAGAGGGGCAACAGGAACCTCTCAGCCTGGTGAAAGACAGCTGGCAGGCT cCTAAAGGAGCAGAGAACGGCATAACTGGAGTGAGGACAGGACGTCGACGGTGGGGCCAGACGTCTTTCAGGTCCGTGGACGGCTGGGACGATGGTGAGGACACAGACGCTGGAATCTCCATCTCCAAAAAACCCACCATCAGCTCTCTGAAGGACAGGACACTGGAGGGGCCTAGCTGTCG ATTGCCAGAGTCAAAGAACAACACAGGAGCAAAGCTGCAGAGCAACAGCGGGCTGAACAGAGCTTATTCCATCACCTCCTCTGCCAAGCAACACTACCTCCGCCAGTCCAGATATCTGCCTG GCATAAATCCAAAAAACAACTCCTCAGTGGGAGGCCAGGTTGTCAGCAGAAACCTTTGGGGCAGCTTGTGTTTAACCAGAGGACAGATGCTGGAGTTTATTCTAAATAAAG ACTCCTTCATGAGCCACTCCAacaacccaaacaacaaaacacacatgtCACCTTTACAGAAGACTGAAACAAGAGCCGCTAGACAGAGGATTACACTGGCACCTATAGGAGGCACCGCTGCTA TTGATCTAAGAGTTGAGTCTAAAATAAAGTCATCCAAGAGCAAGACCTACTCAAATGAAG AATATGAAGGGTGGAGGAGCAGATCTCTGAATCCTCAGAACCCTGGATCCAGCGTTACAGGGAAGAACTCCTTTTCAAGGAGCACAAACATCCAGCCAGTGCACGGACGAGTAGACTGGACTGCCAAATACGGAGGCCACCAGTAG